A genomic segment from Corythoichthys intestinalis isolate RoL2023-P3 chromosome 2, ASM3026506v1, whole genome shotgun sequence encodes:
- the LOC130912565 gene encoding galactose-specific lectin nattectin-like → MDHCHLFVLCAIIALTQAGEPRKQETECPKGWTQLDMYCYVFQHDARSFSDAESVCNVLGGNLVSINSAKENALVVELIREAAGSVVDTWIGLHDAIEENDFVWTDGETVNFKSFGVGQPDNNSDNENCVEIAADANELWNDDTCTEANPFVCIKAAEKTDCH, encoded by the exons ATGGATCATTGTCACCTGTTTGTTCTTTGTGCCATCATTGCACTGACCCAAGCA GGGGAACCTAGAAAACAAG AAACTGAGTGCCCAAAAGGCTGGACTCAGTTGGACATGTACTGTTACGTCTTTCAACATGATgccaggtcattttctgatgcagAG AGCGTCTGCAACGTACTTGGCGGGAATCTGGTCTCCATCAACAGCGCCAAGGAAAATGCACTCGTTGTTGAGCTGATTCGGGAGGCTGCTGGTTCTGTTGTGGACACTTGGATTGGACTCCACGATGCAATTGAG GAAAATGACTTTGTATGGACCGATGGCGAAACTGTGAATTTCAAAAGCTTTGGTGTTGGCCAGCCTGACAACAATAGCGATAACGAAAACTGTGTAGAGATCGCGGCAGATG CAAACGAATTGTGGAATGATGACACTTGCACTGAGGCCAACCCATTTGTTTGCATCAAAGCTGCGGAGAAAACGGACTGCCACTAA